In the genome of Schistocerca gregaria isolate iqSchGreg1 unplaced genomic scaffold, iqSchGreg1.2 ptg000906l, whole genome shotgun sequence, one region contains:
- the LOC126324787 gene encoding uncharacterized protein LOC126324787, translating to MSLSVPNLETKNLCDNINFDKDISSHNFEGGVLPMKFKLGIVKPLYQKEERKQPQNYRPVALTSVFGKLIEKIKLEILINHHNTNNLIGDFQHGLRSGRSTKSATVQIVHCLIN from the exons atgtcgctcagtgttcctaatttagaaactaaaaatttgtgtgataatattaactttgacaaggatatatcctctcataatt ttgaaggaggtgttcttccgatgaaattcaaacttggtatagttaaacctttatatcaaaaagaggaaagaaaacaaccacagaactacagaccagttgccttaacctcagtctttggtaaattgattgaaaaaataaagctagaaatattaatcaaccaccataatacgaataacttaataggagatttccaacatggattgagaagtggtcggagcaccaaatctgcaacagtacagattgtacactgtctgataaactaa